Proteins encoded by one window of Musa acuminata AAA Group cultivar baxijiao chromosome BXJ2-9, Cavendish_Baxijiao_AAA, whole genome shotgun sequence:
- the LOC135622272 gene encoding protein ANTAGONIST OF LIKE HETEROCHROMATIN PROTEIN 1-like gives MDPKQLAALVSSLVSQALLLLSLPFPHPNPCASVPNRNNLPLFLFSSPPTPLAPLLSLLLHLLSSSSHIAASVHFLPHKRKRKRHQHQPDLHVPRRGPDHFRLCFRMTSTTFEWLSGLLDPLLDCRDPAGSALRLSGPTRLAIALSRLASGASYPDLAYRFGVPESAARFCFKHLCRVLCTNFRFWLTFPSPSDLTTVSAGFQAVGHGLPDCCGAMACTRFEARGQSVVAAQIVADSSSRIIHIAAGFRGDRTDSSVLKCSSLYKDVQEGQLLGATQYLVGDGRYPLLPWLMVPFTDPVRGSCEEDFNAVHQSMCRPVLRVVCSMRNWGVLSSLGEEENFKVAVACIGTCAILHNVLLMREDYSALSDVSNENHMGLEHYGEDLGLEDFYCEMKASTLRSMLAVRARAARDSGQIGIP, from the coding sequence ATGGACCCGAAGCAGCTGGCTGCTCTGGTCTCCTCCCTTGTGTCCCAAGCGCTTCTCCTCCTTTCCCTGCCCTTCCCCCATCCCAACCCTTGTGCCTCCGTCCCCAATCGGAACAACCTCCCTCTATTCCTCTTCTCCTCCCCACCCACGCCTCTCGCCCCTCTCCTCTCCCTTCTTCTccatctcctctcctcctcctcccacatcGCCGCCTCCGTCCACTTCCTTCCCCACAAGCGCAAGCGCAAGCGCCACCAGCACCAACCGGATCTACACGTCCCACGCCGCGGCCCCGACCACTTCCGGCTATGCTTCCGCATGACGTCCACCACCTTCGAGTGGCTCTCCGGTCTCCTCGATCCCCTTCTCGACTGCCGCGACCCCGCTGGCTCTGCCCTCCGCCTTTCGGGCCCCACCCGCCTTGCCATCGCTCTCTCTCGCCTTGCCTCCGGTGCTTCCTACCCTGACCTCGCCTACCGCTTCGGAGTGCCCGAGTCAGCCGCTCGCTTCTGCTTCAAGCATCTCTGCCGCGTGCTCTGCACCAATTTCCGTTTCTGGCTCACGTTTCCCTCTCCATCTGACCTTACAACGGTTTCCGCCGGATTCCAGGCAGTCGGCCATGGCCTTCCCGACTGCTGCGGTGCCATGGCCTGCACTCGCTTCGAGGCACGGGGCCAGTCTGTCGTCGCTGCACAGATCGTGGCCGATTCCTCATCGAGGATCATACACATTGCTGCTGGATTTCGAGGGGATCGCACAGATTCCAGCGTTCTCAAGTGCTCATCGCTTTATAAGGATGTGCAGGAGGGGCAATTGCTGGGAGCAACACAGTACTTGGTTGGGGATGGCCGCTACCCTCTGTTGCCTTGGTTGATGGTCCCGTTTACTGATCCAGTTCGTGGCTCCTGCGAAGAAGACTTCAATGCCGTTCACCAGTCAATGTGCCGGCCTGTGCTTCGGGTGGTTTGCAGCATGAGGAATTGGGGCGTGCTTAGTTctttaggagaagaggagaaTTTTAAGGTGGCTGTGGCATGCATTGGCACTTGTGCTATTCTTCACAATGTGTTGCTGATGAGGGAGGACTACTCTGCCCTATCTGATGTAAGCAATGAGAACCATATGGGTTTAGAACACTATGGGGAAGATTTGGGATTGGAGGACTTTTACTGTGAGATGAAAGCTTCAACATTGCGGAGCATGTTGGCAGTGAGAGCCAGGGCAGCCCGAGATTCAGGACAAATTGGCATTCCATAA